One Nicotiana tomentosiformis chromosome 4, ASM39032v3, whole genome shotgun sequence genomic window carries:
- the LOC138910030 gene encoding uncharacterized protein, whose product MPTRPIIPVQPEVRPGASEEEQLRLERFKKYHPPTFSGLASKDAHNFLEKCHRILRTMCIVERSGVDFSTFQLSGEVYLLWRAYKEGSPADAASLSWTQFSEIFLREFVPQSLRDAWHTQFEQLRQGTMSVSEYLVRFSDLSRHAPSLVSTVRERVHKFIEGLSYDIRFLLVSQFSWHFRHYVVLRISIGPRVPIPDSFDSHVSGEVA is encoded by the coding sequence atgccaACACGGCCTATTAttccagttcagcctgaggtcagaccaggggcatctgaggaggagcagctgagacttgagagattcaagaagtatcatcctcctactttcagtggcttagcTTCAAAGGATGCACACaattttctagagaagtgtcatcgtattctccgcaccatgtgTATTGTGGAGAGGAGCGGGGTTGATTTTAGTACGTTCCAGCTGTCAGGAGAAGTGTATCTGTTGTGGCGGGCTTAtaaggagggtagcccagccgatgcagcttcactttcatggactcaattttcagagatattcttgagagagtttgttccccagtcccttcgggatgcatggcacaCACAGTtcgagcagctgcgccagggtaccATGTCAGTATCAGAGTATCTTGTTAGATTTAGTGATTTGTCCAGGCACGCACCttctttggtttctacagttagagagcgagtccacaaattcattgaggggctcagttatgatATTCGATTTTTGttggtcagccagttcagttggCACTTCAGGCATTACGTGGTGCTTCGAATATCCATAGGTCCAAGAGTACCTATACCGGACAGCTTCGATAGCCACGTCAGTGGAGAGGTTGCTTAG